The Acinetobacter pittii genome contains a region encoding:
- the tauB gene encoding taurine ABC transporter ATP-binding protein, whose translation MSVLEAKHIHLTFPKQQKPVLQDINLTIEEGSLTVILGESGCGKTTLLNILAGFQKPSSGDVLVNHEVVNGPDVTRAVVFQDHALLPWLNVADNVGFALQLKGLKRTDIEAQVNVILKIVGLSHVEKANIWELSGGMKQRVGIARALISHAPFILLDEPFAALDAFTRENMQQLVLDLWIQQNKSFFLITHDIEEALLLSNQLVLMTAHPGKIVETLYLDFANRYRQGESIRSIKSDPQFIQLREQLFESLRAQKQSGKEALPT comes from the coding sequence ATGAGTGTACTAGAAGCCAAACATATTCATCTGACTTTTCCTAAACAGCAAAAGCCAGTTTTACAAGACATTAACCTAACGATTGAAGAAGGTTCTTTAACCGTCATTTTAGGCGAGTCAGGTTGTGGCAAAACAACTTTGCTTAATATCTTGGCGGGGTTTCAAAAGCCGAGTTCAGGTGATGTGCTTGTAAATCATGAAGTGGTAAATGGACCAGATGTAACCCGCGCTGTCGTGTTTCAGGATCATGCACTCCTTCCTTGGTTGAATGTTGCAGATAATGTTGGCTTCGCTTTGCAGTTAAAAGGTTTAAAGCGCACGGATATCGAAGCACAAGTGAACGTAATTTTAAAAATTGTAGGTTTAAGTCACGTTGAAAAAGCCAATATTTGGGAACTTTCCGGTGGTATGAAACAACGTGTTGGTATTGCCAGAGCTTTGATCAGCCACGCGCCGTTTATTCTATTAGATGAACCTTTTGCTGCATTAGATGCTTTTACACGTGAAAACATGCAGCAGTTAGTGCTCGATTTATGGATTCAACAAAATAAAAGCTTCTTTTTAATTACTCATGACATTGAAGAGGCATTATTGCTCAGCAATCAGTTAGTTCTAATGACAGCGCATCCAGGCAAAATTGTAGAAACTCTATATCTCGATTTTGCTAATCGATATCGTCAGGGTGAGTCTATTCGCTCGATTAAATCGGATCCTCAATTTATTCAGCTCAGAGAACAGTTATTTGAAAGTTTAAGGGCACAAAAACAAAGCGGTAAGGAGGCGTTACCTACATGA
- the tauA gene encoding taurine ABC transporter substrate-binding protein yields MKDHEIMSTKTKPLIITAIVVVAIVAFIVWQNKKDNNTSASVRDNKPVVIAYQTGVDPSKVAQANGEYEKHSQRTIQWKKFDAGSDVVNALASGDVVLGNIGSSPLAAAASRDLPIEVFLITSKLGASEALVVSNKSGIKTPQDLIGKTIAVPFVSTTHYSLLSALKHWNIPEDKVKIINLRPPEISAAWERGDIDAAYVWEPALSKAKASGTVLTDSKQVGEWGAPTYDLWVVRKDFAEKNPDFLKAFVKTTLEQLEKYNQDPAAYVKDADNVQKIAQLTGSDPKDISLLLSGNIYLDHAQQKQTLDGEFAQNIFDTAKFLKGQGKVDQLKADYKGNVNSSFLQP; encoded by the coding sequence TTGAAAGATCATGAAATTATGAGCACGAAGACCAAACCGTTGATTATCACGGCAATTGTAGTAGTCGCAATTGTTGCATTTATCGTATGGCAAAATAAAAAAGACAATAATACAAGTGCTTCAGTTCGTGACAACAAACCTGTCGTGATTGCTTATCAAACTGGGGTTGACCCAAGCAAAGTGGCGCAGGCCAATGGGGAATATGAAAAACATAGTCAACGAACCATTCAATGGAAAAAATTTGATGCGGGTTCAGATGTTGTAAACGCACTTGCTTCAGGTGATGTCGTACTTGGCAATATTGGTTCAAGCCCACTTGCTGCGGCGGCAAGTCGTGATTTACCGATTGAAGTATTCTTAATTACTTCAAAACTTGGTGCGTCTGAAGCGCTCGTAGTGAGTAATAAATCAGGCATTAAAACTCCTCAAGATTTAATTGGCAAAACCATTGCTGTACCGTTTGTTTCAACAACCCATTACAGTCTTTTATCTGCACTTAAACATTGGAACATTCCAGAAGACAAAGTAAAAATTATTAACTTGCGCCCACCTGAAATTTCAGCTGCATGGGAGCGTGGTGATATTGATGCAGCTTATGTGTGGGAACCTGCTTTAAGTAAAGCTAAAGCATCTGGTACGGTTTTAACTGACTCAAAACAAGTGGGTGAATGGGGCGCTCCAACTTATGACTTATGGGTTGTGCGTAAAGATTTTGCAGAGAAAAATCCTGACTTCTTAAAAGCTTTTGTTAAAACTACGCTTGAGCAGCTTGAAAAATATAATCAAGACCCAGCCGCTTACGTTAAAGATGCCGATAACGTGCAAAAAATTGCGCAGCTCACAGGTTCTGATCCAAAAGATATCTCGCTTTTATTAAGTGGAAACATTTACCTTGACCACGCTCAGCAAAAACAAACGTTAGATGGTGAATTTGCGCAAAATATTTTTGATACAGCGAAGTTCTTAAAAGGTCAGGGCAAAGTCGATCAACTTAAAGCCGATTATAAAGGCAATGTGAATTCTTCATTTTTGCAGCCTTAA
- the yaaU gene encoding MFS transporter: MSTQELDHNHRYEIKSPDDVSQLISKFAGKGKSNKVIWLALIGVFIDAYDLTTLSFGIEQVISEFSLSPVMTGVVASAIVCGTIVGNLIGGWLTDKIGRYRVFMADMVLFVIAAIVAGFAPNVWILILARFIMGISVGIDLPVAMSYLSEFSKFNGSSNKAARLAAWCPMWYAASSVCFGLVLALYFLLPPEHSNWLWRASLIFGAVPALLIIFIRGKYLTESPIWLANQGDLKGAAKVLQESYAINAVATVEKVERTAEKKKREGFAVLFNKTYLPRTIVAIVIHISVAFQYTTIAFFLPSILTRFFHTDVLTTITTTLGLNLLFAFTGGLLGVFVASRFKSRHVLLTGFLLQFIALIALALIGEPGNSFLLYTAIGMLGLWLFAEGFGPGAQMMVYPTMAYPASIRGVGVGFNRAVTGVAQAIALFVLPIWMAGYKTDVYLIISIFAFIPLIVIGLLIKFEPTAQDVDVVDEDKTELSLNNSPVID, from the coding sequence GTGAGCACACAAGAACTCGATCATAACCATCGTTATGAAATTAAATCTCCCGATGATGTTTCACAATTAATTTCAAAATTTGCAGGGAAGGGTAAATCGAATAAAGTTATTTGGTTGGCACTAATTGGGGTGTTTATTGATGCCTATGATTTAACAACGCTGTCCTTTGGTATTGAGCAAGTTATCTCAGAGTTTTCTTTAAGCCCTGTGATGACTGGTGTGGTGGCTTCAGCAATTGTCTGCGGAACTATTGTTGGTAACCTGATTGGTGGTTGGCTGACAGATAAAATTGGCCGTTATCGGGTCTTCATGGCGGACATGGTGCTGTTTGTCATTGCGGCAATTGTCGCTGGTTTTGCACCGAATGTCTGGATTTTGATTTTAGCCCGATTTATTATGGGAATTAGTGTTGGTATTGATTTGCCGGTGGCAATGTCATACTTATCTGAGTTTTCCAAGTTTAACGGTAGTAGCAACAAGGCAGCGCGTTTAGCCGCATGGTGCCCAATGTGGTATGCCGCTTCTTCGGTTTGTTTTGGTCTAGTTTTGGCGCTTTATTTTCTTTTACCCCCTGAGCATAGCAACTGGTTATGGAGAGCATCTTTAATTTTCGGCGCAGTGCCAGCGTTACTCATTATTTTTATTCGCGGTAAATATTTAACTGAATCACCAATCTGGCTTGCAAACCAAGGTGATTTAAAAGGTGCAGCTAAAGTTCTACAAGAATCCTATGCAATTAATGCAGTCGCTACAGTTGAAAAAGTGGAAAGAACTGCTGAAAAGAAAAAGCGCGAGGGGTTTGCGGTTTTATTTAATAAAACCTATTTGCCAAGAACGATTGTGGCAATTGTGATTCACATTTCGGTGGCATTTCAGTACACGACCATTGCCTTCTTTTTACCTTCTATTTTAACGCGATTCTTTCATACCGATGTCTTGACGACCATTACTACAACACTTGGGCTTAATTTATTGTTTGCATTTACGGGCGGGCTGTTAGGTGTATTTGTTGCTAGCAGATTTAAATCTCGTCATGTGTTGCTTACAGGCTTTTTACTCCAGTTTATAGCCCTCATTGCCTTAGCATTAATTGGTGAACCCGGTAATAGCTTTTTACTTTACACCGCGATTGGAATGTTAGGTTTATGGCTTTTTGCCGAAGGCTTTGGGCCAGGGGCACAAATGATGGTTTATCCAACTATGGCTTATCCAGCTTCGATTCGTGGCGTTGGTGTTGGCTTTAACCGTGCGGTAACGGGTGTTGCTCAAGCAATCGCTTTGTTTGTTTTACCGATCTGGATGGCGGGATATAAAACTGATGTTTACCTGATTATTTCTATCTTTGCGTTTATTCCTTTAATTGTGATTGGGCTACTGATTAAGTTTGAGCCTACTGCTCAAGATGTCGATGTTGTCGATGAAGATAAAACAGAACTTTCTCTCAATAATTCACCAGTAATCGATTAG
- a CDS encoding LLM class flavin-dependent oxidoreductase — MTKKISFNAFEMNCIAHQSPGLWRHPQDRSVEYKDLEYWTDLAQILERGFFDGIFIADVLGIYDVYHQSAEHALTGAVQVPVNDPLQIVPAMAAVTKHLGFGVTTSISFEHPYPFARRISTLDHLTKGRVGWNIVTSYLESGSKNLGLETQVNHDNRYDIADEYLEVLYKLWEGSWEEGSVLRDRKNGIFADHKKVHPIQHEGKYFTVPGIHICEPSPQRTPVLYQAGASSRGQKFASQNAECVFIAAPSKIATKKVVQGIRQKLAQEGRDPYSVKIYALLSIVTDETDAKAQAKFKEYQSYGSYDGALTLLSGWSGVDFSQYQPTDKVEYIQTNAIQSLLDSYVNADPERVWTIEEIANWNSLGGNGPVLVGSAETVSDALQQWVEDTDVDGFNLAYILAHQTFADVVEFIVPELQKRGVYQTSYAQGTLREKLFGAGPYLPENHRGAKYRNLKELKLAEAS, encoded by the coding sequence ATGACTAAGAAAATTAGTTTTAATGCTTTTGAAATGAATTGTATTGCCCACCAATCTCCTGGATTATGGCGACATCCTCAAGATCGATCTGTTGAATATAAAGATTTAGAATATTGGACAGATTTAGCGCAAATTCTTGAGCGTGGTTTTTTTGACGGTATTTTTATTGCAGATGTGCTTGGTATTTATGACGTTTATCATCAAAGTGCTGAACATGCCTTAACAGGTGCAGTACAAGTTCCAGTCAATGATCCTTTGCAGATTGTACCAGCGATGGCCGCAGTCACAAAGCATTTGGGCTTTGGTGTCACAACTTCGATTTCCTTTGAACATCCTTATCCTTTTGCTAGACGTATTAGTACGCTAGACCATTTAACCAAAGGGCGAGTTGGATGGAATATCGTGACGTCTTATTTGGAAAGCGGTTCAAAAAACTTGGGCCTAGAAACTCAGGTTAACCATGACAATCGTTATGATATTGCTGATGAATATTTAGAAGTCCTTTACAAACTTTGGGAAGGGTCTTGGGAAGAAGGATCGGTACTGCGTGACCGTAAAAATGGTATCTTTGCTGACCATAAAAAAGTGCATCCAATTCAGCACGAAGGTAAATACTTTACTGTACCGGGCATCCATATTTGTGAACCATCACCGCAGCGAACGCCAGTACTTTATCAAGCAGGCGCATCTTCACGCGGCCAGAAGTTTGCGAGTCAAAATGCCGAGTGCGTATTCATCGCAGCGCCGTCTAAAATTGCCACTAAAAAAGTGGTACAGGGTATTCGCCAAAAATTGGCTCAAGAAGGCCGCGACCCGTACTCAGTCAAAATTTATGCACTTTTGTCGATTGTCACTGATGAAACCGATGCAAAAGCTCAGGCTAAATTTAAAGAATATCAAAGCTATGGAAGCTATGACGGCGCTTTAACCTTGCTGTCTGGCTGGTCGGGTGTTGATTTTTCGCAATACCAACCGACCGACAAAGTTGAATATATTCAAACCAACGCGATTCAATCTTTATTAGATTCTTATGTAAATGCGGACCCAGAACGTGTTTGGACCATTGAAGAAATTGCAAACTGGAACAGCTTAGGCGGTAATGGGCCAGTATTGGTGGGTTCGGCAGAAACCGTTTCAGATGCTCTACAGCAATGGGTTGAAGATACAGATGTCGATGGCTTTAACCTTGCCTATATTTTGGCGCATCAAACCTTTGCCGATGTGGTTGAATTTATTGTGCCAGAGTTGCAAAAACGAGGGGTATATCAAACCTCATATGCACAAGGAACATTAAGAGAAAAATTATTTGGTGCTGGGCCATATTTACCTGAAAATCACCGCGGTGCAAAATATCGTAATCTAAAAGAGTTAAAACTTGCTGAGGCGAGTTAA
- a CDS encoding acyl-CoA dehydrogenase family protein — MTNLNFEHHLGSLTHAALSQASIISRVWGEGPTERYDELAKNFRPTFARIKEGALIREQQHILPYEQLQWLKDIGFTRLRLPKAHGGFDATIPELFALLIELAEADSNLPQALRVHFGFTEDVLVSKDKAFQQRWISRIANGETVGSAWSEGGKESIDQFETHLYRDSDGKIRVKGKKYYTTGSLYADWVDVGVTDLKGESGSVVVRREDEGVEIVDDWNGFGQQLTASGTAYFHDVLVDETEILPDDDRFKYSAAYYQLVQLATITGLGRAATYDVSQAVAKRTRNYTHANAQFVKQDPQILQVVGQIRGAAYSAGAIVEKVAQSLQRAYLAAFQNNEQLEEEQNALAELESAQSQTVITDLILNASTILFDALGASATDKDLGLDRYWRNVRTLSSHNPRVFKNRIIGDFSVNGTLPPYQWRIGNVAKQ, encoded by the coding sequence ATGACAAATTTAAATTTTGAGCATCATCTCGGTTCACTAACGCATGCAGCACTTAGTCAGGCCTCAATTATTTCTCGTGTGTGGGGTGAAGGGCCAACTGAGCGTTATGATGAATTGGCAAAAAATTTCAGACCGACTTTTGCCCGTATTAAAGAAGGGGCTTTAATTCGTGAGCAACAGCATATTTTGCCCTATGAACAACTTCAGTGGCTTAAAGATATTGGTTTTACACGGTTAAGACTTCCCAAAGCTCATGGGGGCTTTGATGCAACCATTCCTGAACTATTTGCATTGCTCATTGAACTTGCCGAGGCCGATTCAAACTTACCGCAAGCTTTGCGTGTGCATTTTGGTTTCACTGAAGATGTCTTAGTAAGTAAAGACAAAGCGTTTCAACAGCGTTGGATTAGCCGAATTGCAAATGGCGAAACAGTGGGTAGTGCATGGTCTGAAGGCGGGAAAGAGTCAATCGATCAGTTTGAAACTCACTTATATCGAGACAGTGACGGAAAAATTCGCGTTAAAGGCAAAAAATATTACACCACTGGTAGCCTATATGCAGACTGGGTGGATGTTGGGGTAACAGATTTAAAAGGAGAGTCTGGCTCAGTTGTTGTTCGCCGTGAAGATGAAGGCGTTGAAATTGTCGATGACTGGAATGGTTTTGGTCAGCAGCTTACTGCAAGTGGTACGGCATATTTCCACGATGTATTGGTCGATGAAACTGAAATTTTACCTGATGATGATCGTTTTAAATATTCAGCGGCTTACTATCAACTGGTCCAACTGGCAACCATTACAGGTCTAGGACGTGCTGCAACCTATGATGTTTCTCAAGCTGTGGCGAAACGTACCCGAAACTATACGCATGCGAATGCTCAATTTGTAAAACAGGATCCGCAAATTTTACAAGTCGTAGGCCAAATTCGTGGTGCAGCTTACAGTGCAGGGGCGATTGTTGAAAAAGTTGCACAAAGCTTGCAGCGTGCTTACTTGGCTGCATTTCAAAATAATGAGCAGCTTGAAGAAGAACAAAATGCGCTTGCCGAACTTGAAAGTGCGCAGTCTCAAACGGTCATTACTGATCTAATCTTAAATGCTTCTACGATTTTATTTGACGCTTTAGGTGCTTCCGCAACAGACAAAGATTTAGGCCTAGATCGATACTGGCGTAATGTACGAACTTTATCTTCACATAACCCGAGAGTATTTAAAAATCGAATTATTGGTGATTTTAGTGTAAACGGTACATTACCACCGTATCAATGGCGAATAGGGAATGTTGCTAAACAATAA
- the cioA gene encoding cytochrome ubiquinol oxidase subunit I produces the protein MSLGLTALELARIQFAFTVSFHIIFPATSIGLACFLAVLEWKWLRTQNPIYKDLFKYWIKIFAVAFGMGVVSGVVMSYQFGTNWSEFSRVAGSITGPLLTYEVLSAFFLEAGFLGIMLFGWGRVGPRAHFFATLMVAIGTCISMFWILSSNSWMQTPQGFAIENGIIVPKDWFAIVFNPSFPYRFAHMGAAAFLVSSLLVVGTSAWHLVKGRRDELVKKSFSMGLWMVLVTSCLQVVIGDNHGLNTREHQPAKLAAMEGHWETNHNEPMPLLLFAIPDMIEERNHFEVGVPYLGSLILTHSLDGQVTGLKDFAPEDRPNSTIVFWSFRVMVGLGVLMVTLSLIALWLRKRGKLYETSWFHKFAVVMGPAGYVAMLAGWITTEVGRQPWVVYGIMRTKDGLSHTVSADQVGLSLFIFVVVYTIVFGSGIYYTLKLINKGPVFIDTPTIESGGVGHFKTPMRPLSAVDENIDDNQKSGEKHHD, from the coding sequence ATGAGCCTCGGTCTAACCGCTTTAGAATTAGCGCGAATACAATTTGCTTTTACAGTATCGTTCCATATTATTTTTCCGGCCACTTCCATCGGTCTTGCCTGCTTTTTAGCAGTATTAGAGTGGAAATGGTTAAGAACCCAAAACCCGATTTATAAAGATCTCTTTAAATACTGGATTAAGATCTTTGCCGTTGCCTTTGGTATGGGTGTGGTCTCGGGCGTGGTTATGAGTTACCAGTTTGGTACCAACTGGAGTGAATTTTCACGTGTCGCCGGAAGTATTACTGGCCCTTTACTTACCTATGAAGTCTTGAGTGCCTTCTTCTTAGAAGCAGGTTTCTTGGGCATTATGTTATTTGGTTGGGGACGCGTTGGTCCTAGGGCCCATTTCTTTGCAACACTTATGGTTGCCATCGGAACATGTATTTCCATGTTCTGGATCTTATCTTCCAATAGCTGGATGCAGACCCCTCAAGGCTTTGCCATCGAAAATGGCATTATTGTGCCAAAAGACTGGTTTGCAATTGTGTTTAATCCGTCCTTCCCTTACCGCTTTGCCCACATGGGTGCAGCGGCTTTCTTAGTTTCATCATTATTGGTCGTTGGAACATCTGCATGGCATTTAGTAAAAGGCCGTCGTGATGAATTGGTAAAAAAATCGTTCTCGATGGGTTTATGGATGGTGCTTGTAACTTCTTGTTTGCAAGTGGTGATTGGCGATAACCACGGTTTAAATACTCGTGAACATCAACCTGCCAAACTTGCAGCAATGGAAGGTCACTGGGAAACCAATCACAATGAGCCGATGCCATTATTGTTATTTGCCATTCCAGATATGATAGAAGAGCGTAACCACTTTGAAGTGGGCGTTCCATATTTAGGCAGTTTAATTTTAACGCACAGTTTAGATGGTCAAGTGACTGGTTTAAAAGATTTCGCACCTGAAGACCGTCCAAATTCAACCATCGTTTTCTGGAGCTTCCGTGTGATGGTGGGTCTTGGTGTGCTCATGGTCACTCTGTCTTTAATTGCGCTTTGGTTACGTAAACGTGGAAAACTCTATGAAACATCATGGTTTCATAAATTTGCTGTAGTGATGGGGCCTGCGGGTTATGTGGCAATGCTGGCTGGCTGGATTACTACTGAAGTAGGCCGTCAACCATGGGTTGTATACGGCATTATGCGCACTAAAGACGGGCTTTCACATACAGTTTCTGCAGATCAGGTGGGTCTGAGTCTCTTTATTTTTGTGGTGGTATACACCATCGTTTTTGGTAGCGGTATTTACTACACCTTAAAACTCATTAATAAAGGCCCTGTATTTATCGATACACCAACTATTGAATCTGGTGGCGTTGGACACTTTAAAACACCAATGCGTCCACTCAGTGCTGTCGATGAAAACATTGACGATAATCAAAAATCTGGGGAGAAACATCATGATTGA
- the cydB gene encoding cytochrome d ubiquinol oxidase subunit II, whose translation MIDLSLIWVGIIGLGVLIYVVMDGFDLGIGIMFPFIKNSQERDVMMNTVAPVWDGNETWMVLGGAGLYAAFPLVYSTVLSALYLPIIFMVIALIFRGVAFEFRFKAHRTKHLWDLAFIWGSVLTSFLQGIILGAYIQGIKTENGIFAGGSFDWLSPFTIFTGIGVVAMYATLGCGWLILKTEKGLQQRMYELMPKLIIALLIIFGGVSLYTPLTHPEIADRWFSLPNLFYFSPVPILVLLFVGLILSACKKQDHDLKPFAYTLALVFLAFTGFVISLWPYIIPPSVTIWQAAAPHSSQMFALVGALILIPIIIAYTIVSYWVFRDKVRVGDEGYH comes from the coding sequence ATGATTGATCTTTCTTTAATATGGGTCGGTATTATTGGTTTAGGTGTTTTAATTTATGTGGTCATGGATGGTTTTGACTTAGGAATCGGAATTATGTTCCCTTTCATTAAGAACAGCCAAGAACGTGACGTCATGATGAATACTGTGGCTCCTGTCTGGGATGGTAACGAAACGTGGATGGTTCTCGGTGGTGCTGGTCTATATGCAGCATTTCCGCTGGTTTATTCGACAGTTTTATCAGCACTCTACCTACCTATTATTTTCATGGTCATTGCCCTGATTTTCCGCGGTGTTGCGTTTGAATTCCGTTTTAAAGCTCACCGTACTAAGCATCTGTGGGACTTAGCCTTTATTTGGGGTTCAGTTTTAACCAGTTTCCTACAAGGGATTATTTTAGGTGCCTATATCCAAGGGATTAAAACCGAAAATGGTATTTTTGCTGGTGGGTCTTTTGATTGGCTTTCCCCATTTACGATCTTTACAGGTATTGGCGTAGTTGCGATGTATGCCACTTTAGGATGTGGATGGCTGATCTTAAAAACCGAAAAAGGTTTGCAGCAACGTATGTATGAGCTTATGCCAAAGCTGATTATTGCATTGCTCATTATTTTTGGTGGCGTAAGTTTATATACGCCTCTGACTCATCCTGAAATTGCAGATCGCTGGTTCTCTTTACCAAATCTGTTCTATTTTAGCCCTGTACCTATTTTGGTCTTATTGTTTGTTGGCCTGATTTTATCGGCATGTAAAAAGCAGGATCATGACCTTAAACCATTTGCATATACATTGGCTCTCGTTTTCCTTGCATTTACTGGTTTTGTAATTAGTTTATGGCCATATATTATTCCGCCATCAGTTACCATTTGGCAGGCAGCAGCGCCTCATTCAAGCCAGATGTTTGCTTTGGTCGGCGCACTTATTTTGATTCCAATTATTATTGCTTACACCATTGTTTCTTATTGGGTATTCCGTGACAAAGTGCGTGTAGGTGACGAAGGTTATCATTAA
- a CDS encoding PLP-dependent aminotransferase family protein, translating into MYKSEQLAHSIRRLIESGNLNAHEKLPSLRDQVQRSGFSLMTVMNAYQELESQGLIYSKEKSGYFVAEQIALKPLEQYSVVSLNSKIEINSLVFKYLKSIQHESVVPFGSAFPDSQLLAAPKLIQIMGQFARQRQSYDQTASLPPGNLALRKLIAQRYCMQGIQTDPDDIVITSGGLDALNLSLQAVAQPGDYILLQQTVFYGAWQAAERLGLKVITIPEHPQHGFDLEAFEQVIQTYPIKVCWLMLNAHNPIGFTVSDDIKYKIAKLLHEHQIYLIEDDVYEELYYGGQKPLSMKYFDQQNLVLHCSSFSKTLGAGFRVGWVYAGKFSDHIQHLQLMSTISVNALIQNALVEFLSHHHYEKHLRTLRLSLERYKKQFYHYLKQHLPSSCEVYYYPSGYFLWVKLPSTLDSMQVYEELIQQDIGVAPSPLFSVLPAQQHYLRINCSFEWNTKIQSALDQVIKTIQQRVEASL; encoded by the coding sequence ATGTATAAATCTGAACAACTTGCCCATAGTATTCGCCGACTCATTGAGAGCGGAAATTTAAATGCGCATGAGAAACTCCCGTCTTTAAGAGATCAGGTACAACGTTCTGGTTTTAGCTTAATGACTGTCATGAATGCTTACCAAGAACTTGAATCTCAAGGGCTCATTTATTCAAAAGAAAAATCGGGTTATTTCGTTGCCGAGCAAATTGCTCTTAAACCTTTAGAACAGTATTCGGTTGTTTCACTTAATTCTAAAATTGAAATTAATTCTTTAGTTTTTAAATATCTTAAATCGATTCAACATGAATCTGTCGTGCCTTTTGGTTCAGCTTTCCCTGATAGTCAACTTTTAGCTGCTCCCAAACTTATTCAAATTATGGGGCAATTTGCACGGCAAAGGCAAAGCTATGACCAGACAGCAAGCCTACCTCCCGGTAATTTAGCGTTAAGAAAACTGATTGCTCAGCGCTACTGTATGCAAGGCATACAGACCGATCCAGATGACATTGTCATTACATCTGGAGGTTTAGATGCACTGAACCTTTCGCTACAAGCTGTCGCTCAACCCGGCGATTATATTTTATTACAGCAAACTGTGTTTTATGGGGCTTGGCAAGCCGCCGAGCGTTTAGGACTTAAAGTGATTACCATTCCTGAGCATCCACAACACGGTTTTGACTTAGAGGCTTTTGAACAGGTCATTCAAACATATCCAATCAAGGTGTGCTGGCTCATGCTCAACGCCCATAACCCGATTGGTTTTACAGTTAGTGATGACATTAAATATAAAATTGCCAAACTACTTCATGAACACCAAATTTATTTGATTGAAGATGATGTGTATGAAGAGCTTTATTATGGTGGGCAAAAACCACTTTCGATGAAGTATTTTGACCAACAAAATCTGGTGCTACACTGCTCGTCTTTTTCTAAAACATTAGGTGCAGGTTTTCGGGTCGGTTGGGTTTATGCGGGTAAATTTTCGGACCATATTCAACACTTGCAACTCATGAGTACCATTTCAGTCAATGCACTCATTCAAAATGCATTGGTTGAGTTTTTGTCTCATCATCATTATGAAAAGCACTTGCGTACACTTAGACTTTCACTTGAACGTTATAAAAAGCAGTTTTATCACTATTTAAAGCAGCATTTACCAAGCTCTTGCGAAGTGTATTACTACCCAAGTGGCTATTTTCTATGGGTCAAACTTCCTAGTACGCTAGACAGTATGCAAGTTTATGAAGAATTGATTCAGCAAGACATTGGCGTTGCGCCAAGCCCTTTGTTTAGTGTTTTACCCGCACAACAGCATTATTTACGAATTAACTGTTCTTTTGAATGGAACACTAAAATTCAAAGTGCATTAGATCAAGTGATTAAAACTATACAACAAAGAGTTGAAGCAAGTCTCTAA
- the mdcR gene encoding LysR family transcriptional regulator gives MEIDEELTLKKIQIFLAFMRCGNLSKTATEMQLSNVSVHKALHSLESALRCPLFKNEGRNLIPLKSAYVFEERAQKIVQDIFITVNKTREAAGFAAKVLHLGSLYSLTVNTIPNVISGLKLRRSELDIQLLLSSNQDLVKKLKATELDAIIVALNETTQDDDFEILPMFSDDIFLAVNKDSKYADFKDIDLSLLKEETFLTLTKGFATHNDSDIIFKKAGFSPKVALQVNDIFTLISMVSSGVGFALLPGRISAVYESSVKLIPLKQQYHMQQEIGLVFLKSKERDPNLLALIAECRMFATNFKR, from the coding sequence ATGGAAATTGATGAAGAACTCACCCTGAAAAAAATACAGATTTTTTTAGCTTTTATGCGCTGTGGAAATTTGTCTAAAACAGCCACAGAAATGCAGCTAAGTAATGTCAGTGTTCACAAAGCACTGCACTCCTTAGAAAGCGCTTTACGTTGTCCTCTTTTTAAAAATGAAGGCCGTAACCTCATTCCTTTAAAAAGTGCTTATGTCTTTGAAGAACGAGCACAAAAAATCGTACAAGACATTTTTATTACCGTAAATAAAACCAGAGAGGCTGCGGGTTTTGCGGCTAAGGTTTTACATTTAGGTTCTCTTTATTCTTTGACGGTAAATACGATTCCAAATGTGATTAGCGGTCTTAAGCTCAGACGTAGTGAGCTTGATATTCAGCTGTTGCTGAGTTCAAATCAGGATTTGGTAAAAAAGCTGAAAGCCACTGAGCTGGATGCAATCATTGTAGCTTTAAATGAAACCACCCAAGATGATGACTTTGAAATTTTGCCAATGTTTTCAGACGACATTTTTTTGGCCGTCAATAAAGATTCAAAATATGCCGATTTTAAAGACATTGATTTAAGCCTTTTAAAAGAAGAAACTTTTTTAACTTTAACCAAGGGTTTTGCAACCCATAACGACAGCGATATTATTTTTAAAAAAGCAGGCTTTTCGCCTAAAGTTGCTTTACAGGTCAATGATATTTTCACCTTAATTAGTATGGTCAGTTCAGGCGTCGGTTTTGCTCTACTACCCGGTCGTATTTCTGCTGTTTATGAAAGTTCAGTAAAACTTATTCCGCTAAAACAGCAATATCACATGCAACAAGAAATTGGACTGGTCTTTTTAAAAAGTAAAGAACGCGACCCTAACTTACTTGCTCTGATTGCTGAATGTCGAATGTTCGCCACTAATTTTAAAAGATAA